One window from the genome of Armatimonadota bacterium encodes:
- a CDS encoding LysR family transcriptional regulator: protein MELFQLRSFLKVAQEGSITRAAEGLFLTQPAVTQHIQSLEKELGASLLDRTGRGVQLTEAGHALADYARKSLSILDECKQVIADLGSCKAGTLIIGAGVTTSIFRLPRWLGIFRKNYPNVEMIVRTGRSKEVAAMALNREIDLGFVTSSVEHADLRITGLYDESIQLVVSPNWTEKRDSITAHDLCEAPLILFQKNSGFRDYLDRVFADGGITPKIKMESDSLEAIKSFVESGLGVSFLPTSAVEEEIASGALIAVETSCLPKLIRKTSAIYRVDRYLSASARAFLDICAGRKPKKLI, encoded by the coding sequence ATGGAACTTTTTCAACTACGCAGTTTTCTGAAAGTGGCTCAAGAAGGCAGCATCACTCGCGCCGCTGAGGGGCTTTTTCTCACCCAGCCCGCCGTCACGCAGCACATACAGTCGCTCGAAAAGGAGCTTGGAGCATCTCTGTTAGACCGCACAGGCCGTGGTGTCCAGCTCACAGAAGCAGGACATGCTCTGGCGGATTATGCAAGAAAGTCTCTGTCGATCCTTGATGAGTGCAAGCAAGTCATAGCCGATCTAGGCTCATGCAAAGCAGGAACGCTGATAATCGGCGCGGGAGTTACTACAAGCATCTTTCGCCTGCCGAGGTGGCTGGGCATATTCAGAAAGAACTACCCCAATGTGGAGATGATTGTGCGCACTGGTCGCAGTAAGGAAGTCGCGGCTATGGCTCTCAACAGGGAGATTGATCTTGGATTTGTAACATCATCCGTCGAGCATGCAGATTTGCGGATTACAGGCCTTTATGACGAGAGTATTCAGCTTGTAGTATCCCCTAACTGGACAGAGAAAAGAGACTCCATTACGGCGCATGATCTATGCGAGGCTCCACTTATACTATTTCAAAAGAACAGCGGCTTTAGAGACTACCTGGACAGAGTCTTTGCCGATGGCGGCATAACTCCAAAGATAAAGATGGAATCGGACAGCCTGGAAGCAATAAAGAGTTTCGTAGAGTCCGGACTTGGCGTATCATTCCTGCCAACGAGTGCAGTCGAGGAAGAGATTGCATCAGGTGCGCTGATAGCTGTTGAGACAAGCTGCCTGCCAAAACTGATACGTAAAACATCGGCCATATATCGCGTCGACCGCTATCTGAGCGCATCCGCGCGGGCATTTCTTGATATTTGTGCCGGCCGGAAGCCGAAAAAGCTGATCTGA